CAGTTGAGTCGATTAGTcacatttgtacttttgttaCAGATTGCTGTTCAAAAGTGACAGTATTTGTTCAGCTTGGCTGCGCGTGTCAGATGAGTCAACTAGAATACACACCGTATGTTCAAATTTAAACCAGATGAATGCAATGTTTTGTATTACCTTCATAGAAGAGTGCTTCACTTTTTGTTATATGGTTTGTTTTCCACCCCCTGAAGtgtgaaatatgtttattgttaaatgcTTTGCTTTGAGTTTATTGTATAATTGTATTGTTGTTGATTTCAGGTCTTGTTCTTGTACAGATTACACTATACAGTAAAGGCTGTGACTCATAGtaaacaacactgaagaaaatcCCTCCTTCCTAGAGCTTTTATTGttgtagttatttattttttttagcaacaTTCCTCTCTGAATTCAAGTGTTCTAATCCTCCTTAAAAATTGAGTTCACACACGCGTAGTTTACATGAAGCCATCCAGTTAACTTTCAACAGAACCAGCCAGCGCTTTAACTCGTGATGGACGTTTATTCAAGTGagatttatttgcattttagaAGTACATTCACTAATTTATGTAGTAAAATAATTCATATAAAATCAAAGTTAAGAAAAATAGAATATATTTTCATGGTCACAGTGAGTATAATCTGACCTATTGCGGAGGAATAAAATGGCTTTGAAAGTGCTTCACGACTGAAAAGACATGACGGCGACGTGTGATGCATGCTCATAACGTAACATGCATTCAGTACAGGCATCAGGACGAGAAACAAACCTGGAATGGGAAGCTGATGTTTATGTTACTGGTGATCAGGTCCTGGTATGTGGGAAAAAACGTCCGTCACATCGATGGAACCTGTTGCGGTGATGTTGACATCCAGGCAGTCATGCAGTATTTGAACCTTTAGTAAAGGTTTCCAAGCCCCATTCAAGGAGTAACACTTACTGTACATATTTTACATGGAAGCTAGTTAATCAAGTGGGAATAGATACAGTGTAATACTCTGTGTGAAGGAAATTGCATCTAGATCGACCTTACATGTGGTCCATGTGACTAATGTGAGCTCCTACAGTACAGGTGTGTTGCTGTTTCTCAGTGTTGCCTGAACATTTGTACATTTGCTTTCTGTTCATATTATTACATCAGTACAGGTGAACAGTTATTAACTTTTCGAGCCAGCATTTTCTAAGTCAGTCGATTGTCTTGATTCTCCTTTCTCTGACTCATTGGAGGGTAACTCCTCCACGCTTGTGTTTAAGTCAGCTCTGTTGGGAGTGTTAGCAGGCTGCGCCACTGTTTGTgtcccattcacacacaccacagtccCCTCTGATTTGCTAAAACTGAACAGCTTCCCAGGACTGAATGTCCTGTTGGGGGACTGTGACCTGTCCTGGCCACTAGGGGGAACCGAGGAGGTCACCGTCGACCCTGGAGTGGCTCCGACAGCCACCGCTGGCTCTTTTTTCACCTCGGGCGACTTCAAGAACTTGAGGAATCCAGGGAGCTTCGCCTCGCCTCCTGTCGGGGACTGTGCCGGTGAGCGTGAGGTGCCGGAGGAGAACTTCCCCTGGAGAGGGATGATCTGCTTCAGCTTCATCACATTGTTGTTTCCCAGCAAAGAGCTGGGTCTCTTGGGTTTGTCCCCTGGCTTGCCGCCCGGTGCTTTGtcatggtggtgctggtgctgggaGTCTGCCTTGTGGTAGTCGCTCTCCTGACGGGCCTCGGCCTGCAGCTCAGCCTGACGAtggagctcctcctcctcacggCGacgtctgagctgctgctggaagtgCTGCTGGGCCTGCTGCTCATGCTTCTAAATGGGGAGGGGAGTTGAGATGAAGACAcggaggaggagacagagagagtcacagaaagaaagagagagacggcaAAGGACACAATAAaatagaagagaaaagagataaCGGGATGAGGACGAGTaattaaaagcagcagtgtgaaTAGTACATTTACCACTATGGCTCAGAGACTGACAGCTTTTGACACAGGTTACTTCTCACCCCCCTTCCTACGCAGTGACAACTGTGTTTGTCCTAATAAATGATGTTGAATTTAAATTTGACTGATTACCTTAAGTGTTCCTTAATGGTCTGAAGGAAAAAAGGTGCTGTTGCTGCTGAAACCCATCCTTGAAAGGTTTTTTTGAACATTCACCCACTAAATGTGGCACTACATCTCCCCCTTCCATTACGTTCATGTTACAACACTGCTATTATTTAAATCACTGGCCCCTTAAGTGCTAACACTTGCTATGGTTAAAGCTGCTAACACTAGCTATGCTGGGCGCATACTGCAGTATTAAgccattttttcatttttatcccacaaactggcaactatGAAGACTCTTGATCACTAACAAGACACAGATACAATGTGATACCAGCAGCGTTGTACTATTGGCTGACAAATCTAGGTAGAAGCTGGGACCAACcctcagaattcttacacagagaaaaagaaaacaatcattttggatgTGACAAACATTATTGATTCACATTAATCATAATATTTTTGAGAAGAGATCACTTTactctgcacctttctacaaactctgtgtgtcattttttcAATGATTTGCCTACTTAAAGATGTTATCACCATGTTATGACCTTTAAGCATATTTTTGGTAATAATACCGTCAGACACCTACGCTTCAGCAATAGTCTGACTGCAGGAATTTATTTTCAAACTCCAAATTTACAATTTTACTTAAGTATCTAAACAGTTCTACCCCCACTGATTACAAGATTGAACTTGAGTCAGATCAGAGTTTTTCTTAGGACTGACTGagctgtgtgctgtgttcacacaaacaagcagtTTTGGACTTGTTTGCACCAAAAATGCTGACTTTTGCTCATAGttatacatttctgtttcttgaGAACACTTATCTTACACACCATCAAGACAAGTGCCACTGATGTGATACAACACTACTCACACAAACATAGTCAAACACATACAGTTATCTTGCTGTTAGGGTGCACTTGTGTACAATTTCGGACAATGCACACCAAGAGACCAAAGGACACAGAGGGATACAAGTATAGAAATATGTCATAAAAGTGCAGCCAGCAGCAAGCCTCTCTTTGGCCGAAGGTCTTTCAAGCTATGATACAACTATACCTTGAAAGCTTCCCTTCGTCGGTACTCTAGCTTGGCCATTTCTTCTGCTACCCAGCCAGGGATATCAGGGATGGCAACATGGATGATGTACTTTAGGAGGATTGCAAAGTGCTGTAAACCACCGAGACCACAAGAGGGACAGGCTCAACACACAGTTACATCAAGGCACAATTacattctgttttctgctgtgagGTTTTGGGTTAAcagatggtttaaaaaaaacaattttgaagTTTTTTACAAAGTCACAAAACAATTAGCAGGCCATGCACACCTCCACTTCTTCTGTCagattaaaggtccaatatcatgctcattttcaggtttgtactttgtactttaatgtaaaaaaacacattatctaCCCTGATGGCTCATTTGTAGCACATTTCTCTGTGGACTAAGTGTTTTAGTACTTTCAAAGTATTTACATGGGACCTACACCTGCctaataatcaaatcaaaaaggTAATTTAATCTCACTTGttacaatatgggacctttaaaaggATATAAAACTACAGTCttgaaaaactacaaaacccTCCATGGACACGATTGAATTTTACAGTACACAATACGGCACATACCTCCAGCAAGACGATGGAGATGATGGTCATCTCAGGACTCAACCAGGGGAACAGACGCTGGAGCTGCCCACACTGACCAATCAGGTAACAGTTAACAATGATGGCTATCAAGCCCATGGCCTCCATAGCAgtctgatggagagagagagagagagagagagagagagagagagaattaaaaattaaaaacccTCCTGGGAGAAGGAGACAGGACATATCTTTCTGCCCAATATATATCAACATGCCTGAGAGACAGTGAGTGACCGACACACAAGcaagatatactgtatatataattaatataaatgtaaatgaatgtaaatcagTCTTGATGTTGCGTTAGTGTTTGTGTTAAGTTATTATTAATGTCCGAACGTTTGGACAAGATGCTTCGgcaaaattgttgtttttcatgccAATAAAACCCCttttgaactgaactgaactgaactgagaaacGTAAAGGCCGATGTGATCACGTGCCCCCATGATGTGGCCCGGAGGATCCACTGACATTTTTCCAAAACCAAACGACTGACCTGCCATTGTCCGATGTTCTCCACTCTCTGTCCAAAGGGTCTCTGGAGGCCGGTACAGAGCTTCAGGGCATCGCTGCGGATCTCGATGATGTTGTTGATCAGAGCACACATGGCCGCCAGGGGAAACGCAGACGAGAAGAGCACCACGTAgccaaactgaataaacatttcCTGGTAGTCCTGAAGCGTATCCTGTTGAAGTCAGACATCATAAAGCAATATTAGTTTATTGTAGCTATATAGTAGTGGCTATATTAACGATTTAGTCAAATAAGGCCCACCTCGTACGTCTGCATACAGCTCTCAATCTCAGCCTGGGTCAGAGTGACAGTTTTGGGCTCTTCTGGTGGATCAATCCATGACTTTTTATCCTCCTTCGCCTCACCAACAttctttcttctctgacagAGAGAGTCAGATTCCTTTGGAGAGGACACAGTGCCATTCTCCTTGGTCGCCTGCTAAAGTAAACATTAGACTACAATACTTTTTGTTGTGACTACTTAAATATCTTACATAGTTTAATCTGGATCTACTAGCATACTACCTGCAAGAATGAGATCAACCTCTAAAGACATGATAGGATATGAACAATTTGAACTGTACTGGATAGTTACATGATAGAAATAAGCCAAAACGCTAAAAAGTAGGGATGATAAATCGTAGTATGAAACAGACCACATACTTGACCCAGCGATTCACAGTCACTGTCCTCATCACAGCTGTCAAAGATACTTGAGGGATCCATCCCGTCCTCTACCAGTGTGGGGCTGTCCTCGAGGGAGTTTTCGTACATCGTCTGCGCTTCCGTCCTGACATCCTGGTAGTCAACCTTCTCTGTGAAGCTGACTTTACGTTGCTTCAGAGCGCTGTCATTCATGTCCCACTCTTCCTCTGTCAGCCTGAATCCGGCTTTCAGATCCCCTCTTCTCCTTGGCTCTGGGTTACCGTTAGCGGTGTGGCTGACAGGGATCCCCCTGGGACCCAGAAAAGAATAAGCCATTGAGGCTTGGGCCTTTCCCAGAGCCAGGCGGCCATACTTGAGTATGATGGCTTGGAGCAGCTCCAACAGCACCTTTGGGGTGAAGACGCCCAGCTTGTTTTGCTCGTAGAGATATGGCTGCAGGACCTCTTTGATGTTCTGTAGGAACTGGCGGAAGATCAGCAGAGTGGCGAGCATCTGTGAGGAGCAGGACAACTTCTGTTACTGTGCTGAATGAACACATTCACACGCTCATCAAGTGCAAGCGTATGTGATTCAGTCTGACCGAAGGTACAAATTCAGTTCACTGCCTGGCATCATCTCAGGACAGTTACAGCATCAgcacattaaaggtgcagtgtgtagggCTTAGTGTTATCTGGTAGTGAACACCCCTCGTCTTAACCTTCACTACAGGGTTTGCTAACTAGCTTCCTCCAGTACCTACTGTATTAACTAAAAGAACATAACATAAGGTAATGTAACTGCTTTTGGGGTTACAGGTTAGCTTACGTTCATGACTGGCATTATGTATAAGGGTATATTGCCCCTTTGTAGCTGGCTCTGGATAATTCAGCCAACTTTACTCCAGAGCTTTTTGCATGACAAACAGATCTGTTACgactcatttaaaatgtatttttctcttatattaaaaacattaaaagttaaATCTTGTTTGGAATTTCAGTTATAGTAgagtaaaacaacattatgaTCTTACATTATTCCTTATCATATGTATAATACTTAATAAACCAGCTCTACACTGgaataacatttctttattgaCTGTATTCTACATGGATCATCACAGATGAGGATGACCTCAGGCCTAAGGCTGCAGCTATAGCCTCTTTCAGCAAAGTATCATTTATGTAGCCAGCAAGTGTGTATTTAAGATCCCCTTTAAAAGATTCTTCATAAGTCTGCCAGAGACAGTGTTTTCAATCAGTTAGCTTCATGCGAACCAGAACTGACGGTTGCTGGCTGCCTCAAATTAGCAAGAATTTTGTATGGAAAAATGAACACCATCATTTTGAACTGCATATGTCCCACGTGAAAAAGCTTTAAAGGCAGATGTACAACAGTGACTAAGGAGTGTGGGGCTAAGCTTAGCTCTCAGGAGTTAATGTTTGGGATGCTGCCAACAGGTGCCGTTACCTCCTTCAGTCGTTCCATGTCCTTGAGGTAGAACCCAATGTAGAAAAGGCTAAGGTAAGAGTTGATGAATTCAAACTGTAATACAACcacataaaaaaggaaacattacagGAAGTCAAACAATTACTCAACCAAgatgaaatgtctctttttcgCCTCAAACAGAAGAGCAGGAGGCGTGACTTACAAAAACCATCTTGATGATGAGATTATTCTCATAGGCACTCTGAAGTCTGTAGTTCTCTGGAGGAAGAAATATAGGAGAAGCATTGTTAACTGTGCAGctgaatgacagtaaaaaggTTCTTTTATCTTTAACTGCCTCATAGATCTCACACTGAGAATGGAAAGGACAGGAACATCACAgcttaaaggagacattatgcttttttgcccccccccccttcagtTTGTTACTCTTGagcatgtaaaaggtctttaaagataaaaaggtcaaagtctgcaacAACGGAAGCTTcactctcccacagaaaacactgttcttCAAACATCTTGTCAGTCATTCCAACTTGCAtgacacacatttgcataatttatgtaTAGTTCAACACACATTAGTTTCTGCTGTTGTTAGCTGTGTTAGCTCAGGTGTCTGTCTCTATCGTGTTTCACAGAGGTAATAATTCACTAATGTGTCTCTTACCCATGTCATTCAACCAGTAAGCGATCTTCTTATAGACTTCATCACACACGGTTACAGTAACAGCCAGAAGTATCTTGGGAATGAATCTTGTGATACCAGGTAGCTCCTGAATCTCCATCACCACTTCCTGCAAAGTGCATtgaatatgataaatatttaatcagTCCTATTCATTCGTAAGTCTCAAAACCCACAGCTATTTTTAAAAGGCTATTAAATTAATATGAGCTGGCAAGAAGtatgtttgatgtgttttgtttaaccTGTTGATGTTGTTATCATTTACAGATTCAAGTGGAGCCAtataacacactgtaatgttgCTCTGTGCGTCTTGCTGTTGCTTAACTGTTGTATAATTAATGATGTTTACTGCAAGGCTGGattttagctcttttttttttacattatcaAGCCCATTTATCAGCCCCAGACTATATCAACtccatttctgtctttccattAAACTTGAATGCTGTGTTATCTGTTCCGACCTGCAGTTCCAGGCAGAGGAGCATGGCGaggaagacaaaacagagacagaggaggcagatggGCAGGCTGACCAGCCACCTGAACACAGCTCTCTTCCAGGGTGGGTAGTAGAACTCCTCACAGCCTGTAACAGGACTGCAGCGCTTCACTCCCTGCAgagacagcaaaggaagaaaaaaacagtcaggGAGGGTAGTAGAAACAGTTTATTGTGTCATGATTGCAATCATCTTAACTGGAAAATGGATGATCACAAATTTGTGTGCAAGATGTGCTCCATAATAACTGATTTCTTGTCTgattgcatttctttttttttgttcacagcaATTAAAGCTTAGTCAAGAGATTTTTACTTCAGTCAAAGCTGCTCTGGTTTTATAAGGTTCTTTATTATCTCACATTATGGTGTTGTTGTGGCCAGAAGTAACTCCTCAAAAGGTTTATCGCCCAACGTGGGGCTCGAACCCACGACCCTGAGATTAAGAGTCTcatgctctaccgactgagctagcCGGGCATGTTAGCACAATACCCCATGTGTCTTTTCAAAGGGCCCACCCACTCCCCCTCCCCAGAACTCTATTCATACCACAAAACAGGAAACGTGTGGCGGCGGGAGAGAGGCTGCCTTCCCCCATCTCCTCTCAGAGCACATGGTGTGTGAAAACACCCTCCTCTTGTAAACATGATCACATTTCCTGGTATAGTGTGTGCCGATTCTCTAGTGTTGCGCAAGTGCTTGCTGATAAAACTCAACAACTTAACAGGGGGAGAGTGGAACTATagcactgaaatgaaagaatTGCTGTAGGTGATGTCACTGCTAGTGCATAAAGCTTTTTGAGAAGTGTAGAGGGTTTTTCAAAAGTGACTATGAATGTTTGGGAGTCAAAGCAAAGCTGCTAACGCACTGCTGCATGTCTGAGCTTCTGTAACTATCCTCACCCTGAACTGTGGCCTGGGCTCCTCCAAGGACTCAGCGGGGGTGTCCAGCGTGCCCCACTTGTAGGCCAGCTCCGCCTCTCGCCTCTTCCAGCGCTCCAGAAACAATGTTGCCCACACAACATTGAAGAGGGCAAAAACCACACAGCAGATATCCTGACTTGTCTATGAGAGAGTCAAAAGATGCTTACATAAGCTGTGAAAGTGTGATTATGTACTTTTGTGTGGGTACTGTGTGCTGCTTCAACTTAGTGCAAACTTCTTGCTTTTACAAAACAGGCAAGGGATCTAATATACAACATCGAAGGACGGACAGCAAAATAGAAAAGCCGCGGTAAAATCCTGATGTTCCTgtcatcaaaattaaaataatatgtAGATGAACAAATCCTCATCTGCACACATGTATTTCGACAGTTAAACAGTGGTGATCAGTAATATCATTATAAGCAGAAGAGGGTTCAAGCACCTGGTCAGCCTCTGCAAGTATCCAGAGCAGAAAGCCGATGACAGCAGGGTAAAGCATGGAGTTAGTGTAGAAACCAAGCCAGGCGAAATACATGCCGATCTTTACTCCAAAGTAGTCACAGATATCATCTGCAAGATAGAAAAAAGTGTAAACAGCTAATtttgggaagaagaagaagcgtcGTGTTTCAGTTACATTAACAACAAAGTCTTATGATTTATGGTATAAATGAATGTGACTTGATTTGCTGTTTACTCTCCTGTCAAATGttcctcaaaataaaatgaggatATTCTCCTACCCAGAGGCTGCCTTTCACACACAGCCTGGACCCAAGATGTCATCAGCTGGTTGAGGATCCTCTGCTCATGGAGGGGAAACATCTGATGGATAACTCCCCGAGCCACCAGCTCTGGAACTGAAGGagacacatgaaacacaaaacgTACATGAACCGTGAAACGTACACATTGCATCTAAGGTGACATGTAGTCCATGTTTGACAGATCAGATGAATGTAATGTTCATATGTAGttcttcaaatgtcaaatgaaatcCACAGCACAAATTACAGATGCTATTTAGAtaaggaagagaaacagaaaaaagatgcATGCACTAAAAAgagtcaaaatgtaaaaaaaaaacagcatactGATTGGCTGTCCCTCCAGGAAGTGAATGTTGTGAAGCACCTCCCCCTGTTTGGCTCGCAGATTGTCCAGCCAGTATTTTATGATGCTCTGACGCTCCTAAAAAAGATCATAGttagagggagaagaaaagattAATCATAATAATTGTATAAGTGTATGTTTATCCCTAAAATATAACTGcaaataacagcaacaaaatCTTCTAAGGATGGTTCCGACTCTGGCCTCAGGGAGTGCTActgcatatttgaaaaaaactagtataaaacattttgtggctccagatgaagctgcattTCATGTGATAAATTGCCTCTAGTGATTTCTCTCAGTGACTATGttacattgtgggtaatgtaggtgcaatttaaaagcaaatgatcaaaatctatacagcagaaccagagataatGCCTCTTCATTCCACctattcttcttcttgtccGAACCTGGTGCCTGCATTACCTGACTGCtcgctgagtgacatcactggaggcaatttatcagattatgtgcagcttcctctggagccacaaaaagctttacACTATCTTTTAAACATCTGCCGTAGTTGGCGGAGTTACACTTTGATAACACATCAAAGTTGTACCCACAACCTTGACATGCGGCTCACATGGCCAACTGTTTTCACTTCTAACCTGTGAGGTAAAGAAGCAGAGCTCGCTCTCTATGTTCTCATAGATGTTGTCCTCGTCACAGGAAAAGCGCCGCATCCCGCCGCCAAACTGCGGTTTGACAGCCTTGTGCATGCCCATCTGCTCTGCGCCGCGCAGTAAGCTGAGGgtcaggagagagagggggaatatGAGCAGCAGGATTAAAAACCTGCGTGTCGAGGCTGGACTGACTGCAGATGCTTGATGGATTAAGTGCAGAGGGTAAGTACACCACAAACTGTAacactcacacagctgtcacTCATAACTGTCACCGTGGTTTCCAAAGTCTGAATGCTTACGTGTGCTTAAATGAATAGGTTCACATTTTGGGAGATAACACATAACCTCCCATAAGAACACAACACGTTTAAGTAAAGAAACGAGCTAGGCGttcttcctccagctgcctGCTTACGACGTCTTCCATTAAGCCACACCCAAGATGACTGTTGTTCCAGTACATCAAGCTGGCAAACTAAAGTAAAGCCCTTTTCACATAGACACTCTGCATTATTGCTGCAAACAAGGCTCGCCTTTATGTCGCCTCTGTTTGTTCAAACTGAACCAAACAGTGCTGGCTTAAAGCGCTCTGGTGTGTCATGACAATGACATCCGTGTTTTTTAACGTGCCTTCACCTCTTTATACAAACATGTatctgctgactgtttataatcatatggatgctgctataatgtgttgtgactgagatcctgacccatcaTGCAATTTCcgttttttgctctaaattacatttttacacaatCGCCGTCAGTAAATAGAGGACCCCTTC
Above is a window of Acanthopagrus latus isolate v.2019 chromosome 21, fAcaLat1.1, whole genome shotgun sequence DNA encoding:
- the LOC119011385 gene encoding anoctamin-8-like isoform X3; translation: MQAAASGAADSDATVNSSSSSSSTADVDDSDGAGERMERTVPSDQQDRTSNQHQQQQQQEQQTSSLSPSAVLDKLFGKRLLQARHYIMSRKSWLKMVPTENCDILMTFPDTIDDHTLLWLLNQIRVGIPQVSIQVRQHKHTQTHAFFITTTFENLLRGAEQMGMHKAVKPQFGGGMRRFSCDEDNIYENIESELCFFTSQERQSIIKYWLDNLRAKQGEVLHNIHFLEGQPIIPELVARGVIHQMFPLHEQRILNQLMTSWVQAVCERQPLDDICDYFGVKIGMYFAWLGFYTNSMLYPAVIGFLLWILAEADQTSQDICCVVFALFNVVWATLFLERWKRREAELAYKWGTLDTPAESLEEPRPQFRGVKRCSPVTGCEEFYYPPWKRAVFRWLVSLPICLLCLCFVFLAMLLCLELQEVVMEIQELPGITRFIPKILLAVTVTVCDEVYKKIAYWLNDMENYRLQSAYENNLIIKMVFFEFINSYLSLFYIGFYLKDMERLKEMLATLLIFRQFLQNIKEVLQPYLYEQNKLGVFTPKVLLELLQAIILKYGRLALGKAQASMAYSFLGPRGIPVSHTANGNPEPRRRGDLKAGFRLTEEEWDMNDSALKQRKVSFTEKVDYQDVRTEAQTMYENSLEDSPTLVEDGMDPSSIFDSCDEDSDCESLGQQATKENGTVSSPKESDSLCQRRKNVGEAKEDKKSWIDPPEEPKTVTLTQAEIESCMQTYEDTLQDYQEMFIQFGYVVLFSSAFPLAAMCALINNIIEIRSDALKLCTGLQRPFGQRVENIGQWQTAMEAMGLIAIIVNCYLIGQCGQLQRLFPWLSPEMTIISIVLLEHFAILLKYIIHVAIPDIPGWVAEEMAKLEYRRREAFKHEQQAQQHFQQQLRRRREEEELHRQAELQAEARQESDYHKADSQHQHHHDKAPGGKPGDKPKRPSSLLGNNNVMKLKQIIPLQGKFSSGTSRSPAQSPTGGEAKLPGFLKFLKSPEVKKEPAVAVGATPGSTVTSSVPPSGQDRSQSPNRTFSPGKLFSFSKSEGTVVCVNGTQTVAQPANTPNRADLNTSVEELPSNESEKGESRQSTDLENAGSKS
- the LOC119011385 gene encoding anoctamin-8-like isoform X2, which produces MQAAASGAADSDATVNSSSSSSSTADVDDSDGAGERMERTVPSDQQDRTSNQHQQQQQQEQQTSSLSPSAVLDKLFGKRLLQARHYIMSRKSWLKMVPTENCDILMTFPDTIDDHTLLWLLNQIRVGIPQVSIQVRQHKHTQTHAFFITTTFENLLRGAEQMGMHKAVKPQFGGGMRRFSCDEDNIYENIESELCFFTSQERQSIIKYWLDNLRAKQGEVLHNIHFLEGQPIIPELVARGVIHQMFPLHEQRILNQLMTSWVQAVCERQPLDDICDYFGVKIGMYFAWLGFYTNSMLYPAVIGFLLWILAEADQTSQDICCVVFALFNVVWATLFLERWKRREAELAYKWGTLDTPAESLEEPRPQFRGVKRCSPVTGCEEFYYPPWKRAVFRWLVSLPICLLCLCFVFLAMLLCLELQEVVMEIQELPGITRFIPKILLAVTVTVCDEVYKKIAYWLNDMENYRLQSAYENNLIIKMVFFEFINSYLSLFYIGFYLKDMERLKEMLATLLIFRQFLQNIKEVLQPYLYEQNKLGVFTPKVLLELLQAIILKYGRLALGKAQASMAYSFLGPRGIPVSHTANGNPEPRRRGDLKAGFRLTEEEWDMNDSALKQRKVSFTEKVDYQDVRTEAQTMYENSLEDSPTLVEDGMDPSSIFDSCDEDSDCESLGQATKENGTVSSPKESDSLCQRRKNVGEAKEDKKSWIDPPEEPKTVTLTQAEIESCMQTYEDTLQDYQEMFIQFGYVVLFSSAFPLAAMCALINNIIEIRSDALKLCTGLQRPFGQRVENIGQWQTAMEAMGLIAIIVNCYLIGQCGQLQRLFPWLSPEMTIISIVLLEHFAILLKYIIHVAIPDIPGWVAEEMAKLEYRRREAFKKHEQQAQQHFQQQLRRRREEEELHRQAELQAEARQESDYHKADSQHQHHHDKAPGGKPGDKPKRPSSLLGNNNVMKLKQIIPLQGKFSSGTSRSPAQSPTGGEAKLPGFLKFLKSPEVKKEPAVAVGATPGSTVTSSVPPSGQDRSQSPNRTFSPGKLFSFSKSEGTVVCVNGTQTVAQPANTPNRADLNTSVEELPSNESEKGESRQSTDLENAGSKS
- the LOC119011385 gene encoding anoctamin-8-like isoform X4, translating into MQAAASGAADSDATVNSSSSSSSTADVDDSDGAGERMERTVPSDQQDRTSNQHQQQQQQEQQTSSLSPSAVLDKLFGKRLLQARHYIMSRKSWLKMVPTENCDILMTFPDTIDDHTLLWLLNQIRVGIPQVSIQVRQHKHTQTHAFFITTTFENLLRGAEQMGMHKAVKPQFGGGMRRFSCDEDNIYENIESELCFFTSQERQSIIKYWLDNLRAKQGEVLHNIHFLEGQPIIPELVARGVIHQMFPLHEQRILNQLMTSWVQAVCERQPLDDICDYFGVKIGMYFAWLGFYTNSMLYPAVIGFLLWILAEADQTSQDICCVVFALFNVVWATLFLERWKRREAELAYKWGTLDTPAESLEEPRPQFRGVKRCSPVTGCEEFYYPPWKRAVFRWLVSLPICLLCLCFVFLAMLLCLELQEVVMEIQELPGITRFIPKILLAVTVTVCDEVYKKIAYWLNDMENYRLQSAYENNLIIKMVFFEFINSYLSLFYIGFYLKDMERLKEMLATLLIFRQFLQNIKEVLQPYLYEQNKLGVFTPKVLLELLQAIILKYGRLALGKAQASMAYSFLGPRGIPVSHTANGNPEPRRRGDLKAGFRLTEEEWDMNDSALKQRKVSFTEKVDYQDVRTEAQTMYENSLEDSPTLVEDGMDPSSIFDSCDEDSDCESLGQESDSLCQRRKNVGEAKEDKKSWIDPPEEPKTVTLTQAEIESCMQTYEDTLQDYQEMFIQFGYVVLFSSAFPLAAMCALINNIIEIRSDALKLCTGLQRPFGQRVENIGQWQTAMEAMGLIAIIVNCYLIGQCGQLQRLFPWLSPEMTIISIVLLEHFAILLKYIIHVAIPDIPGWVAEEMAKLEYRRREAFKKHEQQAQQHFQQQLRRRREEEELHRQAELQAEARQESDYHKADSQHQHHHDKAPGGKPGDKPKRPSSLLGNNNVMKLKQIIPLQGKFSSGTSRSPAQSPTGGEAKLPGFLKFLKSPEVKKEPAVAVGATPGSTVTSSVPPSGQDRSQSPNRTFSPGKLFSFSKSEGTVVCVNGTQTVAQPANTPNRADLNTSVEELPSNESEKGESRQSTDLENAGSKS